The DNA region AGATGACACTGGTGATGTAGGTCCACATCAGAGCCCCTCGGATCTTGAGCCGCCCGCTCTCTGTCATGTAGATCTTGGACATCTTCTTCTCCAGGGCTGCCAGGGCCTGCTCGATCTTGGGGTCCTTGCTGTGCACAGCCCGAAGCTCGCTCTCCTGCCTCTTCAGCTTCTCCTCCTTGCGGGACAGATAGACAACGTGGCCCAGGTAAATCAGGGTCGGCGTGCTGACGAAGAGGAACTGGAGCACCCAGTAGCGGATGTGGGAGATGGGGAAGGCTTTGTCATAGCAGACGTTGGTGCAGCCCGGCTGCTTGGTGTTACACACGAAATCCGACTGCTCGTCCCCCCACACGGACTCCCCGGCCAGGCCGAGGATGAGGATGCGGAAGATGAAGAGCACGGTGAGCCAGATCTTCCCGATCACTGTCGAATGCTCCTGGACTTGGTCCAGCAgtttctgcaggaattcccagtcaCCCATCTTCTAGGAACCCtttgcctctgccagcagagagAAGACAGCAGCCACGTCAGTGCCCTGTTTCCATGCTGGGGAGCACAGATGTGACCACCCAAACCCTGCTTTTTCAGGATATGGCTGCTCTGCGGAGTGTCCCAGCAAACCCTCTGAGGAACATCCCACTTCTGAGGGAGGGAGGGTTCCAGGCAGCGTTTAGGAGTCCCCAGAGGGCTCCTCCTACACAGTGCAGGAACAGAGAGCTGGGAGAGACAGGGATTCTCCCCTCCCAGCGGCACCCACAGCTCGTGGCTCTCCTGGTCACTCTGGGGACAGCCCAGAGCCAgtggggctttggggctgcccagggagctcagggCACCTGAGGGGAGGCACCGTGGGGGCTCACAAATTTGCTGCTGCCCTGGCTTTCCAAAAAAGCAGAGAGCAGGATGGTCTAGAGGGGAAGCACAACCCCTTGGGGTACAGCTGCCACCCCAAACTGAACACACAGCCCCTCCACCAGCTCCCTTACTGCAGGGCCATGGACACCcagccccagtcccctcccacgGCCAGGGGATCCCCAGCACCGCTCACCACCCTGCTGCCACTCCCGGCATTCTGGGGGGCCAAGCCCGCACCCCGCGGGCGCTCAGCCCGGCTGTGAGAGAGGGACAgggcggccgcagccccggctcctcATTAACCGCTGCTAATTAAACTCAGAAGCGCCGGCTGTGCCGTTAAAGGAACCCCCGGCAGCGGTGGGGTGCCCCGTCCCCAGCACGGTGTCCCGGCGGTGCCCGCACTCACCTCCGCCGCGCCGGGCACGTCCCGCGGGGCTCGGGCCGCGCTCAGTGTGCGGGGTCGGCCCGGGTGCCTCCGCTTATTCGGGGCCCGGGGAAGCCGGAGGAGGAGCGTGGGCAGGAAACCGGGGGCCGGGGCTTAGCACCGGGCCGGCCGAGCCGCAGGTGCGCGGGGCCGCCCCCTCCCGCGGCCCCCCGagcagggggcggccccggcgggcggggcgggggcggccggaGCCGTCGGGGCCGAAGCTGGGGGCGGACGGTGGAAGCTCGGGTGCCTCTCACACTCTCATCTACGGCTGCGGGTCCGCCACCGGGCAAACCGCTGAGCCAGAGACCCCGCGATGCTCCGTCCGATCCCCGCCGGTGTCCCGGGGATGTTCCGTCCTCGCCCGCCCCGCCCGGACCGCGGCTGCGGCGCTCGTGGTTTGCCCCCGAGGTCCGTGCGGCGCGGCGGGCGCTGGGTGGTGCTGGAGCCCCGCCGGAGCCCGGCTGTGATCCCGCGAACCGCCGGTTCCCGGGATGGACCCAACCCGTTCCTGGCCCCTATCCCTTATCCCGCCGGTTGCCGGGATGGACCCAACCCGTCCCTGGCCCCTATCCCTTATCCCGCCGGTTGCCGGGATGGACCCAACCCGTCCCTGGCCCCTATCCCTTATCCCGCCGGTTGCCGGGATGGACCCAACCCGTCCCTGGCCCCTATCCCTTATCCCGCCGGTTCCCGGGATGGACCCAACCCGTTCCTGGCCCCTATCCCTTATCCCGCCGGTTCCCGGGATGGACCCAACCCGTCCCTGGCCCCTATCCCTTATCCCGCAGGCTCCCGGGCTGAGCCCCACCGGAGCCCAGCCCCACCGGAGTCCCGCATCCCGCCGGTTCCCGGGACAAACTGCACCGGTTCCTGGCCCCCATCGCGTATCCCGCAGCCTCCCGGGCtgagcctcatcagagcccagctgCGATTCCGTCGGTTCCTGCGATGAACCCCACCGGTTCCTGGCCCCCATCCCTTTTCCCGCAGTCTCTCGGGCTGAGCCCCACCGGAGCCCAGCTGCGATCCTGCGTCCCGTCGGTTCTCGGGATGAACCCCACCGGTTCCTGGGATGAAACCCCACCGGTTCCTGGGATGAACCCCACCGGTTCCTGGGATGAACCCCACCGGTTCCTGGCCCCTATCCCGTATCCCGCAGGCTCCCGGGCTGAGCCCCATCAGAGCCCAGCTGCGATCCCGCGTCCCACTGGTTCTCGGCATGAACCACACCAGAGCCCGGCCGGGAAGTCCCGCTCAGGTTCCAGACGGAGTTTTGCTCTCGGGGGTCTCAGCACACCCCAGTGGGGCTGTGAAATGCGGGCGGGCTGAGCGGGGCTGGGAACAGCCGACCCTCTGCTTGCGCTGCTTAAGGAGAGATTAAATGGAAATCATTTCTATTTATTGTAATATTTATCAAGGTTTAGTAAATAATTGATGCTCATCCCTCCTTGATTTCCTTGGGGGCCAGCGTGAGGTTCTGCTGAATTAAAGTTTAACGACGCGTGACAAGCTGGGAGAGGCGGAACGGGCGGACGTGAGCTCGGCTGTGGGCTCGGCCAGTGCCCAGCTCAGGCGGATGAGAAGGACCTGGCTGCAGGCTCCTGAGGAACCTCTGCACATCCATGTCTTCTGCCCTCACCAGTCCCCAATTTCCAGCGTGCAGAGCAGATTTTGGTGTCTCCAAAAATGACATTTATTGGACTTTTGGATCCGTAGCTTGTGCTGGGTGTGATGTGAGGTGAGGGGGGACACAGAGGCACCAAGGGAAGCAGCAGAGCCAGCAAGGGCTTTTGGGCAAGACATGGCTTGGTGCTTGTGTGAGACAAGGGGGAGGAAtagcaaactgggcaaactgggccAGCAGAACAGTTGCCAGCAGACTGGAGCCCTGGTCCTCTGTCGTTACTTTGGGTGCACGAAGAGAGGTCTGGCCATGGAGCCCAGAATTCCTTTGGTTTCTTGGTACAAAAGAAAGCAGTGCATGTGTGAGGCACGGTGAGCTGGGAGGACTGGCACACACTGGGTGacaccagccctggctgggcaccAGCTGGGGGCACTCACACCCAGCATAGAGCAGCAGGACCCAAGAGAAGCTCTGGGCACGAGGATCTGTGTGCTGCTGTGATGTCCATGCTTGTGGCACTGCCACCTGCAGAGCTCCAGGTGTCCCTTGCCTTACCTGTGTCTGCTCAGGCACCCGTGGGTCTCTCTCCAGGGACATTACTTTGTTTGGTTTAGTCAGTTTTCACACAGGTCAACTCTTGAGGGTTCAGGGATTTGCCAGGCTGGAAAAGCCAAGTTGAGGGGAATGTGAACTGGCTGGGATGGATGTGAGGTCACAGCTCTTCTCCTCTGTGGGAAGAACAGACACTCAGGCATGGCCAGCACCAACCTGCCAGCAAGCGTGTCCACACCACTGGGACAGCCAGGGATGTGCCCGTGGTCCCAAGCAGGAGAGTTCCCTTGGATGTGTCCCCCTCCCCTTACAGCCACCGAGGTCCTGGTTGAAGAGTCTGGTGGTCACCCATGGTGCCAACCATCCCTGGCACATACCAGGACACTTCTTCCCCCACCACCCTCCCCAGCACCCCTCAGAGAGCAGTCAGGGCTGCCACACACCTCGGCTGGGACTTGGTCTCCTTCTCCTCTGACTTGACGTGGCAGTGGCAGGTGGAGGCCTTGCTGTAGCTGACGGAGCGCTTGGATTTCCTCCACTTCCTTGTCCTCTGGACAACTCGCTTGAAGATGAGGTAGAAGATCTCACAGACGGTGAGGACGATGCAGATGGAGGAGGCTCCAACCATGAAATAGGTGAAGACCCTTTTCTCGGTTGGCCGAGCGATGTAGCAGTCCACGGTGTTGGGACAGGGATCCACGTTGGTGCACTGGACCAGCCGTGGCAAATCGAAGCTGTCCCACATCttgtggaggaggaagaggaacagGATCTCTATGACAAGCTTGAAGAAGAGGCTGAACAGGTAGGTCCACCACAGCCCGCCGTGCTTCTTGCCCGTGTTGCTGTAGAGCTTGGGGCAATTCTCTCCGTTCTTCTCCCGGTTCTTCCTCTCGCGGTCCTCCCGGTAGGCCACGTGCATGATGACCAGGAGGGAAGGACAAGTGACAAAGAtgagctgcagggcccagaggcggATGTGGGAGACGGGGAAGAAGTGGTCATAGCACACGTTGGTGCAGCCCGGCTGCCGCGTGTTGCAGTCAAAGTCCTTCTGCTCGTCGCCCCAGACCTTCTCGGCCGCCACCACGTAGACCAGCACACGGAAGACAAAGACCATGGAGAGCCAGATGCGGCTGAAGGCTGTGGAGTACTTGTTGACCCcgctgagcagcccctgcagcgTTTTCCAATccatggcagctgagggaaaccaggGTCACCCAACCTGGAGAGGCAGAAGGAGCAATGGAGACCCCACTGCACATCTCTTGCTGCACTGATTCTCACTTACATACAAGCTACATACAAGGCCAAAAGGGCCCAAACGTTCTTGGCCCATTCGGGCTCCTACAACCTCTAGCAGATGGAGTAAAACTATTTATCAAAGAACCTATTTGACCATCGATATCTTCCCCAATCTTATTTATCGCAACCCCAATGCTAGCCTTACTTCTAGCAATCTCAATCTGAACCCCATTGCCCCTTCCATTCTCCTTAGCAGACCTTAACCTAGGCCTACTCTTCCTATTAGCCATGTCCAGCTTGGCAGTGCACTCCATCTTATGAATCCTCTCCCCCACCACATTACATTCATCTAGGACGGGGGCTCTTCACCCTTGCAGACAGCAAAGCCCATCCTCACACTCCTGGTGATAATCTCTCTACACTTCCTCAATCCCTCTGCACTTCCTTCTGACAGAGTCTTTGCTGCCAGGGATGAGCCACACGGCCAAGTCCTTGCCACCAGCTCCGTGCCTGATTGTGTGTGCTGGTGCAAACTGGCAGCAcgttctgctggagcaggccaGGATCACCAGCCAAAGGGGAAATGGCTGCTCCTGCAGCGTTGTCAGCTGGGACATGCTAGGGACCTGTTTTCTGTCTCACGGGTAATAcctgaggcagcccaaacacaggTGACAGTGGGGCTGCAGAAAGTGAGAGTCCGTGTGTGTCACAGTCCGTGTGTGTCACCACCATGTCACCCTGACCAGTGCTCTGCCCCTGCAGAAATGCCGGAGGTGCCGACGGCCAAACCGgctcagcagctcagcctggggctgccctgagTGAGCAGGGAGACATGCGAAGCCTGACCCGGAGCTTTACTGCACCTGGATTTACAAACCCAGGTGGTTTTTACAACCCTCTGGGCTGTGAAGGTGTCTGCCCTGGCAAAGAGATTCACAGAACACTTTGAAGGAattgctgctgcctcctgcccagcCAGTGCCTTCCAAGACGtacctggaggaggctcaggctcCTTCCCCGCTCACCGGGGGCTGTGGGGTGGGGAGTGTCCAGCACGGGGCATAGCCAGGGCACGATGGCAGAGTGGTGAGCAGGGTCCTCTCATGCAGAGCACTGCGGTGTCCCGGGGCTGTGGGGTGGAACAGAACCTGGAGCACTGCCCGGAGCCCATGGAACACTCTGGGAGCCTGTGCTTGGCCAGGGCCACCCCGCAGCAAGCCCCGAAGCTGAGGCTGTGCTCCCACACTTCCACACCAGGAAGGGTGGCTGGGCTGAGTGGCCCCAGGCTGGGGTCCCTGGGGTCCCCATGTGccaagtgccagggctgtgcctctgcccatgcCCACACACCTTCACTCACCACGCTGTCTGGAACCAGATCTTCCTTCCTGGCAAACCCTTGGCCGGGAGTCAGGGTGGGGAGCAATCACTGCGTTCCCACCCAACCCTTGGATTTCAAACGGGGAGAGGGGAGCTGCTGTTTGCCCCCCAGAGCTGGTGCTGGTGGAACCTGGACACTCTGCATGCCCCCAGTGCCAATTCACCCACGACCCCAACCCTGGTGCCAACCCAGCACCCACCTGCCCATAACCCACCTGCCCAGCAGTGTGTGCCCAGTTCAGCCCAGCGCTGGCTCCACTCATGGACCCGCCGTGGGGCAGGAAGGGGCTGTGATCTCcgtgcccagctctgtgccaaTCCCCGTGGCAGTGGCCGTGGGCAGCACGCTGTGAGCCCCCACGGGCTGCCCAGTGCTGGAtggcagccaggcagagcaggggcagctctcaggagTGCTCAGCTGTGCCGGCAGTGCCCGTTTGCCTCCCGCAGAGCCCGGCACCTTTGCCAGCCCCCGGGATGCCAACCCACTGCGTCACAGTCCTGCCCCGTGTGGGCGCAGGGCGTTGGAGCCGGCAGCGCCCTGCTCCCACCTGGGCTGCAAACTCAGCAGAAACCCTTTTCTCAGGGGGTCTCTGCCCCTTTTGGGAGTGGGACAGAGGTGGCCATGAGGTGACCATTGCTGCTCCTTGGGGTGCCACGCTGTGCCATCCCCCTTCATCACCCCTGGCACGGCCTGTGGGGTCCCGATGTGGCACCGTGTGATGATGGGATCCCCACTTCTGACCCCACTGTCACAGCAGCCACCTGCACCCCGTTACACCTTAGCACAGCTCCCACCTGCCCCCCGTTACCCCGCAGGGCTGTCCCCCCTCCGCCCTGGCAGCCCCAGAGTACCCAGTGCCCCAGCAGGTACCTGTCCAGGTGGCAGAGCCAGAGGAAGGCGTCCGGATGGGGTCGGGGAAGCTCCTTCCCAGCCTGAGCCCTCCTGCACACACAGGTTTGTCTGAGCAGGGGAGGGGAAGGGTGGTTGGTTTGGTTCCCAGTAACTGGGTGAGTCTGGCAAACAGCTCCGGAGAGGCTCTGgctgcacatgcacacacacgctCGGCTCCGACAACAAAAGGCAGGTCAGATCCCGCAGCGAGATCGGCACAGACGCATTCCTCCGCAGGAAACTCCTTCCAGGTgatgtcccatccctgcagggcactgCAGGCTGGCAGCAAGGCCAGAGACGCcgctctgtccctctgctctgcgcccaccagccagcagggctgagagTCCCGGATTACGCAATTGCAACCCACTTTTGAAATGATTTTGCCTTAGTAATAGTTTTGCAACAGCTCATCGGTATCTCCAACCTACAGGAACTTGCAGGCACCGCCCTGGCGGGGCCGGTGTGGCCAGGTGGGACCTTTGCCATCGAGCAGGGTGGCACCAGGGTCCCCGTGCAGCCggaccctgctctgctgctgcctcatgcTTGGGAAAAACGCCAATCAtttgattttaaatttttaaaaagtttaatagtaataaaatggtttaaAAGAAAtggtaacacaattagagtaataacaatttggacaaattgaactaggacaatatgagacaataaaaacaaagagttacggacgtccgcgCACCTTtatctgggcatcacgagcccgaaaaattaacaaaggattaacccttataagcaatagcctgttgcatattcatacacttcatacatgatgaataaattccattcaaacacaggattctgtctgggcagtgtcaacttcttcctccgaaTCCCAACAGCGCCTTCGAgacgggaagaagttcgtttcttctcataagaaggcaataaattctttttctctgaaagattcaggtgtcctgtggctgctatctcactgcgagtcctttcttttaaacaaagcatcttacatagcatcgtttctattttaacattttttataacctaaaactatatttaacacactacttaagagaattaatccaGCATCACTTTctgacacaacacatataatattcatttgaacatttgcgaaaagccaatcataaaatacatgcgtTTTTCACATGCTGCACCCCCATGGGACctgcagggtgtccccaaggtggggtgtccctctgtccctctcttGGGGTCTTCCAGGAGGCTGAGCCAGCCCCATCCCACCGGATATCCCATGGGTAGATGCCCGTGCCCATGTAGCCGGGCAGGAATGCTGCTTCCCTTCCCTCACCTGGTTTCTAGAGTGCCCCGAGGCTTCCCTGGAATCCTCCGGCACACCCTGGGGCCGATCGGCACCCGGCCAGGGCCACCCCTCCCATGGGGACACGGCTGAGGAGCCCCGCGGTGCTTTGGTGCCTGCAGGGATTcgctccctgctctcctggcGGACAAGGAGCCGCTTGCCCCGAGGCTTTTTGTCTCGAGGAGGGCAAATAAAGCCAGTGAGGGTTTGTCagactggggacaatggaatgggAGCCTAAAGTAATCCAGGTGGCAGCCTGGGGGTGCAGGATGGGGTGACCCTGGAAGAGGGGACAGCCATGGGCACCCCAGCCCCAGATGAGAGCCAAGCAGGGGCTCTGGAATCTTCCTTGATCCCGGAGCTGCCTGGATCAGGAatttcctccctgcctgcagagatttgctccctgctctcctggcagACAAGGAGCCACTCGCCCCGAGGCTTTTTGTATCCAGGAGGGCCAATAAAGCCAGTGAGGGTTTGTCAGGCTGGGACAATGGAATGGGAGCCCAGGAGACCCAAAGCAAACCCAGGTGGCAGCCTGGGGGTGCAGGATGGGCTTAACCTGGAGGAGTGGACAGCCATGGGCACTCTAATCTCAACTGAGAGCCAAGCAGTGTCTCTGGAACCTTCCTTGACCCCGGAGCTGCCCGGATCAGGAATTTGAGCTATGTTATGCAGAGAGCTGGTGTGGCAGGAGCTCGGCAGGAATCTGGGGGCTGTGAGGTGGAAAACCCTGGAGAGAGAGAAGTTGCTGAGAAGCACTGGAAGCTCTGAATGCttgcagaggcagctgctccctgccccacagccaaaCCCTGTAAGGGCCAGGTGAAGAGAGGGGTCGGATCCCCCTGAGCAGCCTCTTGCCTGCAATTCTGAGATTTCTTGTGGTCACGGTGAGAGAGTTCAGGTGCATTTGGCACGGGCAGAAAATCTCCCTCAGGCAAGTTGGGTGGGGAGCTGAAACAGCTCCATGCATGGCAGTGCTTGAAATGCTGAGCTGGGTGTTTGGGTGAATCCATAAATCCGTCAAGGGGCACATCCCTGCGCCCCCGCTGCCagtgtgggcacagggacaaggtgaCAGCGTGGTTCTGCACATCTCAGCACTTGGGAGCTTAAGGGCTATGCCCAGGACTTGTCACCCTGGTGCCACCCTGCTCCGACacggctgagaggcctcagggccACATGTAAACACTGGGATTTAGGGAGGCCCAACCTTGGCTCCTCCATGAAGATAAAACCCAAACAGTGGAGCTGGTGGATGCCAAACCAGCAGGAAAAGCTCAGACATAAAACCCTTTTTAGAAGGGTCTTAAATGGAGCATGGCAGGATTGTGCCCAGGACGTGTCACCCTGGTGCCACCCTGCTCCGACACAGCTGGGGGacagctgagaggcctcagggccACATGTAAACACTGGGATTTAGGGAGGCCCAACCTTGGCTCCTCcatgaagaaaaaacccaaacagtggAGCTGGTGGATGCCAAACCAGCAGGAAAAGCTCAGACATAAAACCCTTTTTAGAAGGGTCTTAAATGGAGCATGGCAGGATTTTCTGCCTGCCAACAGCTGTCCCCCCTGCAGGGCCACATCCCCAGGGATGAGACTCCCCTGCAAGAACAGGGGCGGAGGAGTCATGGGGGCCTGGGagctggcagccagggctgcacatAAATCAGAGACATTCTCCTCAATTCCCAGCAAACAGGCAGGTTTTGGCCAGGGCAGAAAGAAGCCCAAGCTGGGGAGGTCAATTTACCCTGACCTGTGCACTCAGTCTGCTCCACATCCCTTCCTGGGCTGCAGTTAGTGGTGAGTTTCTTTAAAATTCCCCCACCCCAAGATTTAAGAGGTCTTCTGGGATCTCACAAGCAAATACAGGGAATTTCCTGTGTGAGGACGTGAAATCTGGGAAATATTCAGCTTTTATTGTGACACACCCCCTGGTTTGCTGACTCTGGTCCTGCCTCTGCATTCCAGGAGATATCCCAGCACCCAGACCTCCATTTTTGCCACCAATatcaaaagaagcagctgaatgcTCTCATTTTTCTGGCTGACTGCTGCTTATCCCAAGCCTGGATGGTGCAAGACACTCAGAGCCCTGCAATGTTTGCTCTGAGCATGACAAAACAGCACAACAACATCCACAACTGGATCTTCAGGTGTCTGTCAacgagcagcagctccagctgtgctttgGTGTGCAGAGGTGGCACAGGGAGGTTTTTCTGGGGCTCATTTCTGTCCCCATTAGTGCTTGCAGAGGGGAACTCCTTGGGGTTTCActctccagcctggagcaggagtgGCCAGccttgctggaaaacaaacagcccaGCCCATGCTCTTTAATGCGGGGCAATGGCTCGCACACAAAGAACAACTTGTGTCCTCTGACGTTGTGCACTTCATAAAGAAAACTTTCAGGTGGATAATCCAGCAGCAGGAGTGGATGGAAGCAAGACAGTGCCAGCACAACTTCCCCTGAGAAGtggaaaaaattctttatttcATCATCTGTGTTGATGTATTTGATTTGTACATCTGATAACGCAGATGTATTTCATCATCTGCGTCTCTGACCCCAAAGGTCCCCACAATCAAGGagctgctgtgggctcagggggctcagtgcctgtggccaggatccccccagggctTCTCCACCATCCTCACCCTCACCAGTGGCTGGTTCAGTCCCAGAAGTGCTGCAGCCCCACCTGCTCTTGGCTTCCCttcagccctgcctgtccccagcagccccatccagCTGCGGGGAAGAGCTCAGTTTTGCCCATGGAAGGTCTCAGCTGGATCACTGCAATGATCTGTCACTGAGAATGGCCTCAGTCACATAAAGGACACAGCGATGGTGTCCCCTCACCCCCTGTGCCACTTCCTTTGGGACAGAGCCCGGGAGCGCTGGCACTGTCACTGCTCGTGGAAAAAATAATTATCACACCCTCTGAGCAGAGCAAAACCAGTAACAGATCGAGCTGCATGTTCAGTGTTAATGTTACTTGTGAGTGCATTCGCCATGAAATTATTGTTAATTATTCATGCCAGCTAATGCTCAGCTGCTCCGATGGCCTCGGAAGTGGCAGCACCGCCCGCGTCACGGCCGAACGCGATGGATTACAGCAACAAACGAGATCAGATTCTGCCATTTAATGTCATTGTTTAATCAATGCTTGGGGTGTTTTCCCCTCCtgtatttggctgttttgctcAGGTGTTCTGCCCTGGCCAGGCAGGATGATCCAGCAGCCCACAGATCCATCCTGCCTGGCTGGATCCTCACGCCTGAGGTGGCTGCAGCACCTGGGACCTGCTCTTGTCCCCACTTAACTAATGAGTGTTATTAATGACAATTGCATCAGTCTGAGGTTGCCTTGACGCCCACTGAGTGGCTGATGTGGGGTGAGAGATAGGGAGAGGGGTTTCCTGGGGTATCgggctgtctgtcctggctggtACAGGCTCAGAGTGTGGGCACCACTCTCAGTTCACAGCTGCCTGTCACTGCCTTGGACAGAATGTGTTTTACAGCCCCAGCTTTACCCCAAATTCAGCAGGATGGTGTAAAATGCCTTTCCCAGGACAGGAGAGGCAGAGACCCCTCGGGCACAGCCCAACTCCAGGGTGCTGCCACCCTCAGCGCTCCTACACTGGAGCacagaggaggaagagcagccAGGAAGTTGCAGGCCAGGtgagcagctcctgctttctcCTGGGCAGCTCTAGGAACCAGCCTCATCCTTGGGGAGCACGCTGGGACAGGAGGCTGTGAGCGGGGTGGTGGCCGTGGGGGGTTTGTAGTCAGCCCCATGGAACCCCTGCCCGCCCGTGCCCATGGGGTTGGCACAGGACATGGGGCAGTCGTGGCTGttcctcctgctgt from Melospiza melodia melodia isolate bMelMel2 chromosome 27, bMelMel2.pri, whole genome shotgun sequence includes:
- the GJB3 gene encoding gap junction beta-3 protein isoform X1, with protein sequence MDWKTLQGLLSGVNKYSTAFSRIWLSMVFVFRVLVYVVAAEKVWGDEQKDFDCNTRQPGCTNVCYDHFFPVSHIRLWALQLIFVTCPSLLVIMHVAYREDRERKNREKNGENCPKLYSNTGKKHGGLWWTYLFSLFFKLVIEILFLFLLHKMWDSFDLPRLVQCTNVDPCPNTVDCYIARPTEKRVFTYFMVGASSICIVLTVCEIFYLIFKRVVQRTRKWRKSKRSVSYSKASTCHCHVKSEEKETKSQPRCVAALTAL
- the GJB3 gene encoding gap junction beta-3 protein isoform X2, whose product is MDWKTLQGLLSGVNKYSTAFSRIWLSMVFVFRVLVYVVAAEKVWGDEQKDFDCNTRQPGCTNVCYDHFFPVSHIRLWALQLIFVTCPSLLVIMHVAYREDRERKNREKNGENCPKLYSNTGKKHGGLWWTYLFSLFFKLVIEILFLFLLHKMWDSFDLPRLVQCTNVDPCPNTVDCYIARPTEKRVFTYFMVGASSICIVLTVCEIFYLIFKRVVQRTRKWRKSKRSVSYSKASTCHCHVKSEEKETKSQPRGEEL